In a single window of the Magnolia sinica isolate HGM2019 chromosome 7, MsV1, whole genome shotgun sequence genome:
- the LOC131251298 gene encoding protein WALLS ARE THIN 1 — protein sequence MADLTPSSAKRTCEMPERAKLHLAMLALQFGYAGFHVVSRAALNMGISKVVFPVYRNIIALLLLAPFAFFLEKKERPALTLSFTIQFFLLALCGITANQGFYLLGLENTSPTFASAIQNSVPAITFLMAAALRIEQVRIRRKDGIAKVVGTVACVCGAMVITLYKGPVIFRQASLNLNLTRHWQQQQVPLLGDAKEKSWTLGCIYLIGHCLSWSGWLVLQAPVLKKYPARLSVTSFTCFFGVLQFLAIAAFLERDPQAWSFHSGGEVFTILYAGFVASGIAFAVQIWCIDRGGPVFVAVYQPVQTLVVAIMASIALGEQFYLGGIIGAVLIIAGLYLVLWGKSEERKLASETAASRLPSAVSDHGNRAAPHKSSLVQPLLPSTSENAV from the exons ATGGCTGATCTTACGCCATCCTcggccaaaaggacatgtgagaTGCCGGAGCGGGCCAAGCTGCACTTGGCCATGCTGGCCTTGCAGTTTGGATACGCCGGTTTCCATGTCGTTTCGAGAGCTGCTCTTAATATGGGAATAAGCAAAGTAGTGTTCCCTGTCTACAGGAACATCATTGCTTTGCTTCTGCTTGCCCCCTTTGCGTTTTTCCTCGAAAA GAAAGAAAGGCCGGCCCTCACACTTTCTTTCACTATCCAGTTCTTCCTCCTCGCACTTTGTGG GATAACAGCAAATCAAGGGTTCTACCTTCTGGGTTTGGAGAATACGTCACCTACGTTTGCCTCTGCTATACAAAACTCGGTCCCGGCCATAACCTTTCTCATGGCTGCTGCTCTTAG GATAGAGCAAGTTCGCATAAGAAGAAAGGACGGAATAGCGAAGGTTGTGGGGACAGTGGCATGTGTATGCGGGGCTATGGTCATAACCCTTTACAAAGGGCCTGTCATTTTTAGGCAAGcttccctaaacctgaacctaacaAGGCATTGGCAGCAGCAACAGGTGCCGTTGTTGGGGGATGCAAAGGAAAAGAGTTGGACCTTGGGGTGCATCTACCTCATTGGTCACTGTCTCTCCTGGTCGGGCTGGTTGGTTTTGCAGGCACCAGTCCTCAAGAAATATCCAGCGCGTCTCTCTGTCACCTCCTTCACCTGCTTCTTCGGTGTCTTACAGTTCCTCGCCATCGCTGCTTTCCTTGAGAGGGATCCCCAAGCTTGGTCCTTTCACTCGGGTGGCGAGGTGTTCACCATCCTTTACGCG GGATTCGTGGCTTCCGGGATAGCCTTCGCTGTTCAGATATGGTGCATCGACAGGGGCGGTCCTGTCTTCGTGGCAGTCTACCAACCTGTTCAGACACTGGTTGTCGCCATCATGGCCTCCATTGCTTTAGGCGAACAGTTCTACTTGGGAGG GATCATCGGCGCTGTATTGATTATTGCTGGATTATACTTGGTTCTTTGGGGTAAAAGTGAGGAGCGAAAGCTTGCCAGTGAAACTGCTGCGTCACGACTGCCATCTGCCGTTTCCGACCATGGGAACCGGGCCGCCCCTCACAAGTCCTCCCTTGTCCAGCCACTCCTGCCTTCAACTTCCGAAAATGCtgtctga